Within the Camelus dromedarius isolate mCamDro1 chromosome 2, mCamDro1.pat, whole genome shotgun sequence genome, the region TAGCTCAGCTAGAGAAATGTCAGCAAACAAGGCAGCCAGAGAGGAAACTATTGGAAGTATTACAATCATAGTTATAGGGTCCTATAATAGAAACATGATAAAATTCCATTTGTTCATAGAAAGGTAGAAAGTGGTAGTAGAagctttgaaaatttaaaatctttgaatGTACTTATATATAGCattatatattttactaattttaaagtgctgttcatattttaaaatcatacataTTTGATCAAGAAAGTTTCTTGTTTGGGTCTCTAATCTCTTCAAATACCCCATTAATGATCCTGAAGAATGTAGAAATAATCAATACTCTGTATCTCCCCCAAAGTTATGAGAAGACTCTGTCAGGTGCCACCaggaatgagaaagaataaaacagaaaataaatcagggGCTAAACCCAGTGGGATTTTTTGATCAGAGcatgaatgtaatttttttctccaggcAGGCTCCATAATAAAGGGTAAAAAGACATAGTACTTAAACAAACCAGCCTGTTAGAGAAGCAATATTGttccagagaagggaagggatgtTGTACAAGGATAAGGAATTATTAAGAAGACTGGCGTCTCATACATGTGCATTAAGGGGAACTAATAGAGATAATACATTTAGACTTTCATAAAGCTTTCCACAAGTTCCCATCTAAATGAGCCATCCTTGGATTGGCAGGGGCTGCCTTGTTCTGCATCAAGAGCTggctcaaaaattaaaaataattctggcCTGAAGTCTTACAACAGCCTGATTACTGGTCATCCTCCAGTCTCTCTTACCTTAAGATCTTCTTCCAGGATCCAGAATGATCTTCCAGGAATGAAAATTCAATCAGGTTACTCCTGCATAACATCTTCAGTGGCTCCCACTGCTATCAGGTTGCAGTCTAAACTTCTTACTTGTGATCAGGGCCTTATGATCTGGTTCCTGGTTACCTTCCTCAGTACACACCTGTCATTTTTGGGGTGCTCACATTTGAACCACTGTCTTATGTTTGGGAATTCCTTCCCTGCTTTAGAGCTGAATGTGCCACATGCTTGCTTTTGCagtctcccttgcagctagaATTTAGGCACATAACCGGGACTCAGCTAATCATATGCTCTGGACTTGGGATCAAGTGACTGGAAGACACAGGGGCCTTAAGGAACTCTTTCCAGTGGCTGTAGTTGTAACAGACTTGAGTTCTTGGGTCAACAGAGGCAGCATACCAATGTGGGCATCTGTACTCTGTGCCCAGGGCTAGCAGCATCAGTCAGACACATGGCAGCACAGAGTGCTCAGATGAGATGACAGTTTGTGTTCTCATCAGACCACTCCTGAGTGTGATTTGGGGCACTGTtcctgattattaaaaaaaaaaaatcttaaagaaaattatttcttatatttcaagtttctcccccctccccttaacgaaagtactggggattaaacacaggaccttgtgcgaGCTGAGAGTGTGCTCCACCACTGGGCTATACTCCTACCCCCtcaaaaaatcttttgaaattgaTTAAACTCTCAAGAACACATTATTCAATAATTGTCAATgttaaaaaagtgtttaaaaaattctgCCTATGCCTCTCTGGGTACTGCCTTCTTTCAAAGTTTAGGCACAAAAGGTATACTGTAAAAGTCTTTCCTGTTACAGAGGTATATTAGAATAACTCTTCAGGAAAGAAAATTGGTAAAGTCAAGGATTAATATGTTTAATTTATCTTGTATAAGCcttaaaatcattaagaaaaaagacactTTACATCATAAAAATTGGGCAGtggatttgagcaagcaaataacaaaataaatttaaattgacaaaaatagatgaaaattacacctcaataataaatgaaatgcaaattaaaacgtTTTCATTAATTAGGTATAAGGATAGTAATAGTAAACACTCACTGAAACCTTAATGTGTGCCACTGTTCTAAATATGTTATAGGTGATAACTCATTAAACAATGAGCTTAATAACAGTGTATTCTAGCttatccattttaaagataaagaaacacagaatttaaaaatattccaggtCATTTcatcagtaagtggcagagtaGGGATACAAAGGTAAGGTGaggggggtgggactgaaagttccaaccctctaatcacatggttggttctctAGGCAGCCAGCCCCCACCCTAAGGTGTGGTCCTAAAGTCATCTCGTTAACATAACAAAGACACCCTTATCCATTTATCACCTAGGAAATATGGAGGGTTTTAGCTCTGTCCCagaaacaaagaccaaatatctattataaatcacagtagcTCAGGATTTCACTTTAATCTGAAGCTATAACTATCTCCTGGCCATTTGGGGCTTCTTGTACCTGGGAAacaggagacaaaaagaaaaaaaaaattccatactgGCAACACTAAGTGACCTTGATTACAGGGAGCCAGGGTTGCTGCTACAAAATGGGGGCAGAGATATGCCTGGCACCCAGGGGATTCACTGTTGCATCTCGGTCCTTCCATGTCCGGTGATAACTGTAAACAAGCAGTTGTTGAGACAAAAGCCTGTTGATGCTGTTGCCCATAGATgaaaccggtgttccaggttcttgtcccgtcccagaaagaattcagagacaagatgtagtggttaaaaaggtaaagtgaggatttattaaagaaTGGATAGCACACTCttaggggagagcgggcaggctcaggtgagcggctgccctgagtttctttggcaagttagctacatagggtgtaaaaatgaatgggcggaatattcattgggagggaaggatttggggtgtcatattccctgattatcatcccaactccatgttcccaaagggaggagggatttttgtctttatttagtctggattggaagtgtcatggcgtcggtgcaagatgggtacttctgatctgcaaggcaaattttattgaaatgagggcataatgagcaaatggttacattcggacactagaaattcctgccttttctcacctttctttgttcttctccaggccacttgtcatcccaaaaagcatgatcccttatcagccccaaggttcctggttttctttctctgcccaaggatccgTGCTGCTTacatgtgtggtttcctgcatttggcctgtgcccctcctttctgcccaattcctgccatttggtctgtgtcccactttctctgctcatatctagctatctgcctgctctaacaatgcTAGAATAACGGAGGTTCTAGCCTTGGAAATTAAAGTCCTGGTGACTCAGGCAAGAAACGTATATCTGCTAAAGTGATGGCCAAGGGAAGGGAAATCTAGAGAGCATGATGGGGGGAAATGATTATCAGTTAGGGCCTTGGACCAGCCACAACTGTGTGGCCTGTAGCTTGTTCCACTAGCCCTCCTACCGTGAGACTGTACACAACCACCACCCTGAATGACACATTACAGATTAGATTCAGTATGTGCTCAACAGTACAGGGAGTGGTTGAGGAAATCATACACCTCTTCTGCCTCACTTTCTCTTGGCCCATCTTTTTACTCCAGTTGCTGCTGCAGCTCAGTGGCCTGCAGATGTGACCAGACAATACTTCACCTCAGCACCCGCTTTCTACCCTaagcttccttcctcctccataaGATGCCTGTAAGAACCCAGTCAGCATGTATGAGGCATGTCCACTCCTGGGAGAGCGAGGGAATTAACTGCATGAGACAACGCTTAACCAGCAGGGAGAGGGCTAGTAGGTATTTGTTTTTTCCATGTCTGGAGGGAAAACTGTCCATCCCACAGAGCTCCCCAGAAGGCTCCTATAGGAATTAAGCCCATTACCCTCAGTGGCAAAAGGCCAAGAGCACAGTTGATAGGCTTTCCCTTCATCCCTGTTTCACTCTTACCAGTCTCCCACTCCTTCTTAAACTACCTACATACAAGCTTTTCTCTCAGGCTCTGCATTTTGGGGGTACTCTAGGCTCATACAAGGATCAAATGAGAGAATAGTTGGGATATACTTTGAAAGTTAAAACCAATGTACTCATGTAAGCCAGCCCTACAGAGCGTGCTGTTCCCCCTACAGCACTTGTTTTTACTGTCTTTATCTATATAAAATTGCCGCCGTGGCAAAACTGAACTATAAAGCATGGGGTAGCTTTTACTGAGCAATACTCTGTTacttcattttcatctttatgACCTTAATGAGGTAGCAGGCATTACTATCTCCATGCCGTAGATGAGGAAAGAGGCCTGGTATTCCAACTGCTAAGCTCAAGCTAGGATTCCAGCCCGTATCTGAcctccaaagtccatgctctaTACCATTTTACTTCTGTTCCTCAGCATGGCTTCCACTCTCCCTGTCTTCTCGCCACACAGTGGCCCCCATACTAGCCATACCCAACACTCTGCTCTTTTATGCTCCTGTTTTGCTGTCAGCCCCTGTGATCTTCAGAGCCTAGATCAAGTGTCATCTCCCTACACAGAACTGCTTCATCAGCTTGCCCGCATCACTCTCCtgaatctctttattttttttttatttgggggaggggaggtaatttcatttgtttatttacttactcatttatttaatggaggtactggggactgtaCCCAGAACTGATGCATGTCAAGCATTCACTCcaccgctgagctacaccctccctcgctcttttttctttaaccacATGGTTGTAACTGTTCGGCTGCATTTACCACTGGGACTGGAGTCAAACAACAGCTTAGGTCTTAAGGGGTACCAGTAATAAGCACTCAAATCATTCAAATAATAACTGTTGAGTAAACAGTTGTCAGAGTGTGTCTTACTGACTGCTGTATTCTCACTATATAGCAAAATACCTGGCTCACAGCAGACATATTCATTGAATGATTGACTGAATGATGAACATGAATCTGTTTCTTCATTAAACTGTGAACTCTTACAAAGCAAGGATTATGCAATGTTCAGCAAGTGTTTGTTGAATCAAAGTAATATTAAGAAAGATAAACTATTTAATGATTAACAGATTTATTTAAACAACAGTATATATAATCATCATTGCCAGACTTAATATGAGATGTTAAATGTTCGATCCAATTTTCCTTCCTGGATAAGCTTCTTTTTCTTATCCTgtagagacaaagaaagaaagtatattaaaaacaatGCATTCTGGTACGActctgaaaaacagaatgaaatactCTAAACCTAATTCCAATCCCCCACTGCTAAAGCACACAGAGTAGGAGTGAGGAAGTAGTAATCTGAAGAAATAAAGGGACAATAAGAAAACACTCCTATTGAAAACTATCTTATCTATATTTTAGTAAGTAGAATTATATTACCCCACTAAATAGCATACACTGAAAGCAGAATGCAAATACCTTCTGGATAAGTGTGGCCTACCTTTCTGTTAAGTGATAATTTATCAGATAATCAAAATATATACAGGAGAGTGGGTTGGCCAGTTTAAGGCACAGCTGCATGGGTGGGCTCCAGTGCAGATGGTAACATGAGGCCTcgaggaggagctggggctgggggtgtagTGTCAAAGATAAGCTTGGCTTTTTGTGCAGTCACATACCCAGGCCTCTGGTGGCAGTGATTCCCACCACAGGctgcttttgcttttctgctgtTACAGTATTAATACGTTTTAACATTAATTCACAAAGCGTGACCAACATAATCACGCAAACAGAGAACATACTAAGTGATATATGTATTCTGCTAATACTTAGCccaataaacatgtttttaaaacaatgaaataaaaaaacaaaatataaaaatttgcaAAGATAACATCTAAAGGTTAATCAGAATAGAAAAGTTTAACTTCTGTACatctaatgagaaaaaaattaactttttaagttatttctgtATTCTCTTGCTTAATATACATAGTATAATTTCCTTACATCATGTAAAACACACTAAGAAAACTCTTTCATGAGCTAAGTTCAAGTCTTAGATATTTAAACTGATTAATTTATTACTTCAAATTCTAAAGCAGccattaaattaaatttgaaagacCCAGAGACCATCATGGTTTTTAAGAAAGTTTATTTCTATACGAGTTGAAAAGATAAAACCATAAAATGAAACATATCATTTGAAACTGTCTGTTTTAACTCTGCTAGAAAGGAATCAAGATAAAAGAAGAGGAAGTGAGGAAAAGTCTAGAGCAAGATGGGAGTAGCAGCAGTAGAATCATCGGGAGAGAGAGCTGCAGCCAGCACAGGGGAAACGCATCACACAGGTACCGAATATCAGGTCCTAATACTTACTCTGTcagttttgaaaacataaaaccaGAAGAAGAGGGGCCCAATTCCAAATAGAGCTCCTAACAGTGAGGTCTTGGGAGTGGGTCTGAAATTGGGATAGATATTTGATGATCTTGCGTAGGTCCAGCGAATCAAGGCAGGATCTtcctaaaatgaaaacaagatacaGGAGATTAAGTTCTACACTGAGAAACAGTCTCATTAGCACTTTGAGGAGAAGCACAGGAGATGGCCTTTGTCCTCTTCCACAGTTAAGGGTATACCCTGAATATTCCTAAATACCTTCAGGGAAGATCCCTCATTtctagtatttgttgaataattctCTGATGATCCTGTTCAGAATTTAAAAGACTCATATCCTCCTTcagctttctatttatttaagatAAGAATCCCAATCATTTTAAGCTGTCAGAGAAggcactttttttaaaatcattttttcctattcttttctgGATTGTTTTTGGCTTCATTGTCTTTCTTGAAATACGACCAACAGAACCACACAGTATTTCCAATGGAGACAAACAGATTTTGTATGCTCTATCATACTGTGTACTTTATTTCCAGAACCCTTTCTAATGCTACCCTACACTGATCTTTTCCAGGCTACAAATAAACTGCAGGAAGGGGAAGACTGTCGGCTAATTCTGAACTTTACTTTTTATGAGCTGACTTGGCTAGTATTTTAAGAGCAAAATTACTACATTTCACactattaaaatagttttttaaaaggacaaggttgttaaagaaaaataatcagattGTCTTGGTTAAGAAACAAAGTAATtatcaattttaatatatttataccagaaataattatgtaaaaataGCAAATCTACCCTAAACACAAAATTAAATCTAATTAGCTAAATCCCCTaatgattttagaaaattatttgctCCAATTAACTGACAgataaaaataagcatatgaaatcagctttaaaaCTTCAATACTAAGCTGTAAAGAGAACATTCAAGGTCTTAACCAACAGCAAGAAGTCATAACTGACAggacaaaaataattaaactggATCTTCCACAGTAACATTTTAAACCAGACTGTTTGCAGAGATAGTAAAGAAGGTGAAGACACAAGATACAGGTTCAAGGGGACGTTTGAACTCCACACCTGAAAGGATAAATTTTTCTATCTACTCTAGTATCCATCCCTTCCTGCTATTAACATATTTGAATGATTCTCCCATGCCAGAATTCTCAATCTACCAGTCACCTCTCTACACTTTAATACCTGCCAGGTCTGTCTTCTTGAAACAGacatttcatttcataaaaatactaAGATCCCCATGACCATAGGTCATTGAATGAGGTACTGTTGTTGAGAGAGGTTCCAAAGCGTGGCATGGGAGACAGTTCTCCTGTGACACCACTCCATGTCCAGAGGACTATGGGCAGCATCTGACATGGTGAACACTCCTTGAAATCATTTCTTCACTTCACTTCCAGGGCAcacaccaacttggttttcctaCTAATTCTCAGGCCATTCCTTCTTAAGTCTTTTTTGCTCTCTTCCTCCTTATCTCCCAATCTCTTAATACTGGACCTCAGACCTTGTGGGTCTTTCCTATCTACATGCACTCCCTTGATGATCTCCTTTAGTCATATGGCTTTAAGTAGCCATCTAAAGGGTGATGACTCCCAAAGTTATGCCTCCAGCCCTAGATTTCCACCCTGAACTCCAGATGTACTTACTATCCCACTCCCTGCTCAATGTTGACATACTAACAAGCAAATGTGATGTATCCCAAATTGACTTCCCAATATGCCATTCTACCTCCATCCCTGATCCTTTCACATTCTTCCCTATCTCGGTAAAAGGCAATTTCATTCTTCACTTAGGTCAAAAACCTTGGACTCATtcttgactcctctctttctcttacaccaCATATCCAATCTGCCAGCAAACCTGATTGGGTCTAATTTCAACCCATAACCAGAACTGACCACTTCTTACCAACTCCACTGCCATTACTTTTGTAGCCACTATCAACTAAGAGATTACTGTAAAGATTCCTAACTAGTCTTCTTGCTCCTGCTTTTGCCCCCTATAGTCTCTTTTAAACTAAGCAGCCAGAGATGTTGCTAAAATCTAAGTCTTGATTATGGAACTCCTGACTCAGAAAAGTCCTTACAGTGACCTACAAGGCCTGGCGTGATCTAGTCCCAGCTACCTTTCCCATCACATCTTTTCCTACTCTGTCCTCACTTTTCTCCACTTGAGTCACAATGGTCTCTTCAGTATTTGGGGGATTAACCAGGCACACTCCTGTCTAAGAATCCTTGTacctgctgtcccctctgcctaaAATGCTACTTTCTCAAAGAGCTGAATGGCTAGCTCCCTCACTTCACTTCTCTCAGATCTTTACTCCAATGTCACCTTCCAACCAAGGCCTTTCTTGAGCCTT harbors:
- the NDUFB4 gene encoding NADH dehydrogenase [ubiquinone] 1 beta subcomplex subunit 4 produces the protein MSSSKYEPSRLATQPATLDPAEYDISPEARKAQAERLAIRSRLKREYLLQYNDPSRRGVIEDPALIRWTYARSSNIYPNFRPTPKTSLLGALFGIGPLFFWFYVFKTDRDKKKKLIQEGKLDRTFNISY